In the genome of Triticum urartu cultivar G1812 chromosome 5, Tu2.1, whole genome shotgun sequence, one region contains:
- the LOC125509953 gene encoding uncharacterized protein LOC125509953, with product MNGGGEASDYGSSEGAPRRRPQPGHNSRMLKLSAVTTHTTKHSYCMKSRSYVVEAAAAANRSLGHGRAAAMGRRGGEQRLSEAVRIWVYKGIDLAEIKKEFQNIPRRMPLPQSIKLYYSRSWS from the exons ATGAACGGAGGCGGCGAGGCCAGCGATTATGGGAGCTCGGAGGGCGCGCCTCGTCGTCGGCCTCAGCCAG GCCACAACTCCAGGATGCTAAAATTGAGTGCGGTCACCACGCATACAACCAAACATAGCTACTGCATGAAATCACGATCGTACGTGGTGGAGGCGGCAGCGGCAGCGAATAGGTCATTAGGGCATGGCAGGGCGGCTGCCATGGGCCGGCGAGGTGGTGAACAGCGACTCAGCGAGGCCGTGAGG ATATGGGTATATAAAGGAATTGATCTTGCTGAAATTAAGAAAGAATTTCAAAATATACCAAGAAGAATGCCTTTGCCACAGTCAATAAAGCTTTATTATAG